One genomic region from Thalassotalea sp. PS06 encodes:
- the aroG gene encoding 3-deoxy-7-phosphoheptulonate synthase AroG, producing the protein MFHQTDDVRINGIKDLLPPVALLERYRATEKVSQTVFDGREAIHNILAGEDDRLLVVIGPCSIHDPEAAIEYGKRLVKLREKYADRLEIVMRVYFEKPRTTVGWKGLINDPYLDGSFRINDGLRLGRKLLLDLNALGLPTAGEYLDMITPQYMADLMCWGAIGARTTESQVHRELASGLSCPVGFKNGTDGTIKIAIDAIGAASAPHHFLSVTKLGHSAIVETKGNEDCHIILRGGKEPNYEAEFVNEISKQLAAANLPEKVMIDFSHANSRKQFKNQLLVCDDVCQQIVDGNRSIFGVMVESHLVEGRQDLVNNKAETFGQSITDACIGWDDTEVLIDKLAKAVSTKL; encoded by the coding sequence ATGTTTCATCAAACCGACGATGTACGAATTAATGGTATCAAAGACCTGTTGCCTCCGGTTGCGCTACTTGAGCGTTATCGTGCGACTGAAAAGGTATCGCAAACGGTGTTTGATGGTCGTGAAGCAATTCACAATATTCTCGCGGGCGAAGACGACCGTTTACTCGTGGTAATTGGCCCTTGTTCTATTCATGATCCCGAAGCGGCAATTGAATACGGTAAGCGATTGGTGAAACTTCGTGAGAAATACGCCGACAGACTTGAAATTGTGATGCGAGTTTACTTTGAAAAACCGCGCACCACTGTGGGCTGGAAAGGGTTAATCAATGACCCATATCTGGATGGTAGTTTCCGTATTAACGATGGTTTGCGTTTAGGACGTAAATTATTGCTCGATCTTAACGCCCTTGGTTTACCTACTGCAGGCGAATACTTAGATATGATCACGCCACAATATATGGCGGATCTAATGTGTTGGGGCGCCATTGGAGCTCGCACCACGGAATCACAAGTGCACCGTGAATTGGCTAGCGGTTTATCTTGCCCGGTTGGTTTTAAAAACGGTACCGATGGCACCATTAAGATTGCTATCGATGCAATTGGGGCTGCTAGCGCACCGCATCATTTCTTATCGGTTACTAAGCTTGGCCACAGTGCTATTGTTGAAACCAAAGGTAATGAAGACTGCCACATTATCCTCCGAGGTGGTAAAGAGCCGAACTATGAAGCTGAGTTTGTTAACGAAATTAGCAAACAGTTAGCGGCGGCAAATTTACCAGAAAAAGTTATGATTGATTTCTCTCACGCTAATTCTCGCAAGCAGTTTAAAAACCAACTTTTGGTTTGTGATGATGTCTGTCAGCAAATCGTTGATGGCAACCGCTCAATTTTTGGTGTCATGGTTGAAAGCCATTTGGTGGAAGGCCGTCAGGATCTGGTCAATAATAAGGCTGAGACATTCGGACAAAGCATCACCGATGCCTGCATTGGCTGGGATGATACCGAGGTGTTGATTGATAAACTGGCAAAAGCGGTAAGTACAAAGCTATAA
- the add gene encoding adenosine deaminase: MSGKPFRNNTSMHNHIPLIDLHRHLDGNIRPKTTWALAQQYGIELPVNRFEEFIPHVTIEDKANDLLDFLVKLDWGVKVLKTLDDCYRIGYENAEDLKIAGIDYAELRFSPYYMAMNHKLPIADVVEAVVAGVQQGCKDFNVKANLIGILSRTFGTEACQQELDGLLAHQQHLVAVDLAGDELNQPATKFIEHFNQARATHLQVTVHAGEADGPESVWNSIKHLGAQRIGHGVKSIEDPALMDYLAKEQIAIESCLTSNYQTGTVADLSNHPIKQFYDHGLLVTLNTDDPAVEGIELKHEYQVAADILGFNNTQLAKIQENALIAAFLSESEKQTLKQNKLTN, encoded by the coding sequence ATGTCTGGCAAACCTTTCAGGAATAACACGTCGATGCATAACCATATACCGCTTATTGACTTACATCGTCACCTTGACGGTAATATCCGTCCGAAAACTACCTGGGCGTTAGCACAACAGTACGGTATTGAATTACCGGTTAACCGCTTTGAAGAATTCATCCCACACGTAACCATCGAAGATAAAGCTAATGACTTACTCGATTTTTTGGTGAAGTTAGACTGGGGTGTAAAAGTTTTAAAAACTTTGGATGACTGTTATCGCATCGGTTACGAAAATGCTGAAGATTTGAAAATTGCGGGTATTGATTACGCCGAATTGCGATTCTCTCCTTATTACATGGCGATGAATCATAAATTACCCATCGCCGATGTTGTCGAAGCCGTCGTAGCTGGCGTACAGCAAGGTTGCAAAGATTTTAACGTTAAAGCAAACCTGATTGGTATTCTCAGTCGCACATTCGGTACCGAGGCATGCCAACAAGAATTAGACGGTTTGCTTGCCCATCAACAACATTTGGTCGCAGTTGATTTAGCCGGTGATGAGTTAAACCAGCCAGCGACAAAATTTATTGAACATTTCAATCAGGCTCGAGCCACTCATTTACAGGTTACGGTACATGCAGGGGAAGCCGATGGTCCGGAAAGTGTCTGGAACTCAATTAAGCACCTTGGTGCCCAGCGTATTGGTCATGGCGTGAAAAGCATTGAAGACCCAGCATTGATGGATTACCTTGCCAAGGAACAAATCGCCATTGAGTCTTGTCTGACATCCAATTACCAGACAGGTACAGTTGCTGATTTATCAAACCATCCTATCAAACAGTTTTATGATCACGGCTTGCTAGTAACCTTAAACACCGATGATCCAGCGGTTGAAGGCATCGAATTGAAACATGAATATCAGGTAGCTGCAGATATCCTTGGATTCAACAATACTCAATTAGCCAAAATCCAGGAAAATGCCCTAATCGCAGCGTTTTTAAGCGAGTCTGAAAAACAAACCCTGAAGCAGAACAAATTAACCAACTAG
- a CDS encoding COG3014 family protein gives MRIDFTPLTRKLHPYLTGCLASVIFLTGCAGMQFSDMFSGYAQQMQPVRNQIEQGQLQQAQSLIITRAKTENSYALSQLEKGRLAFLINDWAGSQKAFEEAYDYVKTTNEQAKIRISQSLNQASALLSNDNALPYVVPAYEQSMMHSYQALNYLMQGDREGALVEVRRANIVQENALKQNQKKLDEARSDALEKANVSESSLYSSFPDMEATLSDVKGGFQNAYTFYLSGLLYEASNELNDAYIDYKRALEIYPDNPVVINDVQRLAQRLQMGVDIERFNNRYGAYQPKTESMKGKGEVVVLIELGQIIPRQDASINIPTSHRGNLRFYSLSLPSYNNAGRFTVPAQVQLSQSENSLVAEPILELLPLAKFQLYDQMPGMVARQVLRIFAKEEIRQEAARSGGDVGNVLASLYNIASERADTRSWLTLPQQIQVLRQPLQTGPQSIRVDYNGQQQVIDVEVKENRITLIKLTVTGNYIGYISSNL, from the coding sequence ATGAGAATCGATTTCACCCCGTTAACTCGAAAACTTCACCCATATCTTACCGGATGCCTGGCATCGGTGATATTCCTCACCGGCTGCGCAGGCATGCAGTTCTCAGATATGTTCAGTGGCTATGCACAGCAGATGCAGCCAGTGCGCAATCAAATCGAACAAGGGCAGCTTCAACAAGCCCAATCTCTTATTATTACCCGTGCTAAAACCGAAAACAGTTATGCCTTAAGCCAGTTGGAAAAAGGGCGTTTGGCGTTTCTCATTAATGATTGGGCCGGCAGTCAGAAAGCGTTTGAAGAAGCCTATGATTATGTCAAAACCACCAACGAACAGGCGAAAATTCGCATCAGCCAATCTTTAAATCAAGCCAGTGCATTATTAAGCAATGACAATGCGTTGCCTTATGTTGTGCCAGCATATGAGCAGAGTATGATGCACTCTTATCAGGCATTGAATTATCTAATGCAGGGCGACAGAGAGGGCGCTCTGGTTGAAGTGCGTCGTGCCAACATCGTTCAGGAAAATGCTTTAAAGCAAAATCAGAAAAAGTTAGATGAAGCCCGTAGCGATGCTTTGGAAAAGGCCAATGTGTCTGAATCTAGTTTGTATTCGAGTTTTCCCGATATGGAAGCAACCTTATCGGATGTTAAAGGCGGCTTTCAAAACGCCTACACTTTTTATCTCAGCGGTTTGTTGTATGAAGCTAGCAATGAGTTAAATGATGCTTATATCGATTACAAGCGAGCACTTGAGATTTACCCCGACAACCCAGTAGTTATTAATGATGTGCAACGGTTAGCACAACGCCTGCAAATGGGTGTTGATATTGAACGTTTTAATAATCGCTATGGGGCATACCAGCCGAAAACCGAATCGATGAAGGGCAAAGGGGAAGTCGTTGTGTTGATTGAGTTAGGACAAATTATTCCAAGGCAAGATGCCAGTATTAATATTCCCACCAGTCATCGCGGCAATTTGCGTTTTTACTCGCTGTCTCTGCCTTCTTATAACAATGCCGGACGCTTTACCGTACCTGCACAGGTGCAGTTGAGCCAGAGCGAGAATAGCCTGGTCGCCGAACCAATATTGGAATTATTACCACTGGCAAAATTCCAACTCTACGATCAAATGCCAGGCATGGTCGCGCGTCAGGTATTAAGAATCTTTGCCAAAGAAGAAATACGACAGGAAGCGGCTCGGTCTGGTGGAGATGTAGGCAATGTGTTGGCGAGTTTGTACAACATAGCGTCGGAGCGGGCCGATACCCGTTCCTGGTTAACACTACCACAACAGATTCAGGTATTGCGCCAGCCTTTACAGACAGGACCGCAATCCATTAGGGTTGACTATAATGGTCAACAGCAAGTAATTGATGTAGAAGTAAAAGAAAATCGAATTACCCTGATCAAATTAACCGTAACAGGGAATTATATTGGCTATATAAGCTCTAACCTATAA
- a CDS encoding DUF2750 domain-containing protein, which yields MSKELELQSLKLSSDQRFDLFMNRLMSDKQAWILTDEHGCVMLTDGDEDLVPFWPSEETASFWASDEWSDCKPKVLSFDELMEKWIPGMEEDDLAMIIFPADDLKGRVLHPWEFSQAIKKKQEKLSRKN from the coding sequence ATGAGTAAAGAACTCGAATTGCAGTCGCTGAAACTGTCCTCTGATCAGCGTTTTGACTTGTTTATGAATCGCTTGATGAGCGACAAACAGGCTTGGATCCTAACCGATGAACACGGTTGCGTGATGCTAACCGATGGTGATGAAGATTTGGTGCCATTTTGGCCAAGTGAAGAAACCGCCAGTTTCTGGGCCAGTGATGAATGGTCCGATTGCAAGCCTAAAGTATTGTCTTTTGATGAGCTGATGGAAAAGTGGATCCCCGGTATGGAGGAAGATGATCTGGCAATGATTATCTTCCCGGCAGATGATCTCAAAGGTCGGGTCCTGCATCCCTGGGAGTTTTCCCAGGCGATAAAAAAGAAGCAAGAAAAGCTCTCGCGTAAAAATTAA
- a CDS encoding sterol desaturase family protein gives MPTPIDVILDPISLVFIFTFFLLMLIESIFPREKMPHIAFWRAKGIFAFIIYFFLASYIPLVIDPFLAQYQLVSLQHLGVGWGLLVSFVVFEFGLYFWHRAMHDSDFLWRVFHQFHHSAERVDMAGAYYFNLTDMIGFTLLGSVCLTLIVGVSPEVITIFLITSNFLAVFQHANLKTPRWLGYIIHRPENHTVHHSSTIHYKNFSDFPVIDALFGTFENPRETSGSYGFYPGSSKRMLEMLLFKDINKSK, from the coding sequence ATGCCAACCCCTATCGACGTTATCCTCGATCCTATTAGTCTCGTATTTATCTTTACGTTTTTCTTGTTGATGCTCATAGAAAGTATTTTTCCAAGAGAAAAAATGCCACATATCGCTTTCTGGCGCGCCAAAGGAATCTTCGCTTTTATCATCTATTTTTTCCTGGCTAGCTATATCCCTTTAGTGATAGATCCCTTCCTTGCCCAATACCAGTTAGTTTCCTTACAGCATCTTGGGGTCGGCTGGGGGCTGCTCGTCAGTTTTGTTGTCTTTGAATTTGGATTGTATTTTTGGCATCGGGCTATGCATGATTCCGATTTTTTATGGCGGGTGTTCCATCAGTTCCACCACAGTGCTGAACGTGTCGATATGGCTGGTGCTTACTATTTTAACCTCACTGATATGATAGGTTTTACCTTATTAGGCAGCGTTTGTTTGACCCTGATTGTCGGTGTATCGCCTGAAGTGATCACCATATTCCTTATCACTTCAAACTTCCTAGCCGTGTTTCAACACGCAAATTTGAAAACCCCTAGATGGCTGGGCTATATCATTCATCGTCCTGAAAATCATACCGTGCACCATAGTAGCACGATCCATTACAAAAACTTTTCCGACTTCCCGGTCATAGATGCTTTATTTGGCACCTTTGAAAATCCTCGGGAAACCAGTGGTAGCTATGGTTTTTATCCTGGCTCTTCAAAAAGAATGCTAGAAATGCTGCTGTTTAAGGATATCAACAAATCCAAATAG
- a CDS encoding YcfL family protein: MRKFVLFTLPLLLLFGCASEPDTSGIGTEPMAQGDNYQDYLKVNNPELDQRLKIADVKSRKTNDFLEVNLELLSTYDKTQNLQYQFYWYDSDGFVIEPGKTPWKAVALHGKQSLTLRAMAPVKNVDKFSLYVREVPKEVYKFED; encoded by the coding sequence ATGCGCAAGTTCGTTTTATTCACACTGCCGCTTTTACTGCTGTTTGGCTGTGCCAGTGAACCGGATACCTCAGGTATTGGCACCGAGCCCATGGCTCAGGGAGACAACTATCAGGATTATCTCAAGGTTAATAATCCGGAACTGGACCAACGCCTGAAAATTGCCGATGTAAAATCCCGCAAGACCAATGACTTTCTAGAAGTTAATCTGGAGCTGTTAAGTACCTATGATAAAACCCAGAACCTGCAATATCAGTTTTACTGGTATGACAGTGATGGTTTTGTCATTGAACCGGGTAAAACCCCTTGGAAAGCCGTGGCCTTGCATGGCAAACAAAGCCTGACCCTAAGAGCCATGGCACCGGTTAAAAACGTTGATAAATTCAGTCTTTATGTGCGTGAAGTACCTAAAGAAGTGTATAAATTCGAAGACTAA